A window of the Arachis duranensis cultivar V14167 chromosome 5, aradu.V14167.gnm2.J7QH, whole genome shotgun sequence genome harbors these coding sequences:
- the LOC107487647 gene encoding NADH dehydrogenase [ubiquinone] iron-sulfur protein 4, mitochondrial, with amino-acid sequence MAYSVQRAASHGRGLRTVLGGALRPFSSDALVEKPKPGEIGLVSGIPDDHLRRRVVIYSPARTATQQGSGKVGRWKINFLSTQKWENPLMGWTSTGDPYAHVGDSALYFDNEESAKEFAERHGWEYVVKKPHTPLLKVKAYADNFKWKGLPTKPDSEQ; translated from the exons ATGGCATACTCTGTGCAACGTGCGGCGAGCCATGGCCGTGGCCTACGCACCGTTTTGGGAGGCGCATTGCGTCCATTCTCCTCCGACGCGTTGGTGGAGAAGCCCAAACCAGGCGAGATCGGATTGGTTTCCGGTATTCCCGACGATCACCTTCGTCGTAGG GTTGTAATTTACTCTCCTGCTAGAACTGCTACTCAACAAGGATCTGGGAAGGTTGGAAGGTGGAAGATTAACTTTTTGTCAACCCAAAA GTGGGAGAATCCGTTGATGGGCTGGACATCAACTGGAGACCCCTATGCCCATGTTGGCGATTCTGCCCTGTATTTTGATAATGAAGAATCAGCCAAGGAATTTGCTGAGAGACATGGCTGGGAGTATGTG GTCAAGAAGCCACACACACCATTGTTGAAG GTTAAAGCATATGCAGACAATTTCAAGTGGAAAGGTCTACCCACCAAACCTGATTCGGAGCAGTAA
- the LOC107487648 gene encoding telomere repeat-binding factor 2 isoform X1, which yields MGAPKQKWTAEEEAALKAGVVKHGAGKWRTILTDPEFSAILRMRSNVDLKDKWRNINVTAIWGSRQKAKLALKKNLPIPKIDCNHMAISTVVQRDEVADYKPLAISGGASQSANSKEHISSSNMHFDSGRLDTLILESIIKLKEPKGSDRAAIAAYIEDQYSCPPNLRKLLSAKLKHMVASGKLMKVKHKYRITGNSTISEKRRGSSLLLLEGRPKDSPKSEKTDVSLLSKSQIDAELSKMKGVTAQEAAAAAAKAVAEAEVAIAEAEAAAREAEAAEAEAEAARVFAKAAMKALKCKALHI from the exons ATGGGTGCACCTAAGCAGAAATGGActgcagaagaagaagcagcgcTCAAAGCTGGAGTAGTCAAACATGGGGCTGGAAAATGGCGCACAATACTTACAGACCCAGAGTTTAGTGCCATTCTGCGCATGCGATCAAATGTAGATCTCAAG GACAAATGGAGGAATATAAATGTGACAGCAATATGGGGATCCAGGCAGAAAGCAAAGCTTGCCCTAAAAAAGAACCTACCAATTCCCAAAATTGACTGTAACCACATGGCCATAAGTACTGTAGTTCAACGGGATGAAGTTGCTGATTATAAGCCTCTGGCAATTTCTGGTGGAGCATCACAATCtgctaattcaaaagaacacaTATCAAG CAGCAATATGCATTTTGACAGTGGCAGGTTGGATACTCTCATACTAGAGTCCATTATCAAGTTAAAAGAGCCAAAAGGTTCTGACCGGGCTGCCATTGCTGCTTACATAGAG GATCAATACTCATGTCCTCCAAACCTCAGAAAGTTACTGTCAGCAAAACTGAAGCATATGGTAGCAAGTGGCAAGTTAATGAAG GTAAAGCATAAGTACAGAATTACAGGAAATTCAACAATCTCTGAGAAGAGAAGAGGCTCTTCCTTGTTACTTTTGGAAGGAAGGCCAAAAGATTCCCCCAAATCAGAGAAGACTGATGTCAGCCTCCTTTCAAAATCCCAAATTGATGCAGAGCTATCAAAAATGAAAGGTGTGACAGCTCAAGAGGCAGCGGCTGCAGCTGCAAAAGCAGTTGCAGAAGCTGAAGTTGCCATTGCTGAGGCTGAGGCAGCAGCTAGGGAGGCAGAAGCTGCAGAAGCGGAAGCAGAGGCTGCACGGGTATTTGCAAAAGCAGCAATGAAAGCACTAAAATGCAAAGCGCTTCATATCTG A
- the LOC107487648 gene encoding telomere repeat-binding factor 2 isoform X2 yields MGAPKQKWTAEEEAALKAGVVKHGAGKWRTILTDPEFSAILRMRSNVDLKDKWRNINVTAIWGSRQKAKLALKKNLPIPKIDCNHMAISTVVQRDEVADYKPLAISGGASQSANSKEHISSNMHFDSGRLDTLILESIIKLKEPKGSDRAAIAAYIEDQYSCPPNLRKLLSAKLKHMVASGKLMKVKHKYRITGNSTISEKRRGSSLLLLEGRPKDSPKSEKTDVSLLSKSQIDAELSKMKGVTAQEAAAAAAKAVAEAEVAIAEAEAAAREAEAAEAEAEAARVFAKAAMKALKCKALHI; encoded by the exons ATGGGTGCACCTAAGCAGAAATGGActgcagaagaagaagcagcgcTCAAAGCTGGAGTAGTCAAACATGGGGCTGGAAAATGGCGCACAATACTTACAGACCCAGAGTTTAGTGCCATTCTGCGCATGCGATCAAATGTAGATCTCAAG GACAAATGGAGGAATATAAATGTGACAGCAATATGGGGATCCAGGCAGAAAGCAAAGCTTGCCCTAAAAAAGAACCTACCAATTCCCAAAATTGACTGTAACCACATGGCCATAAGTACTGTAGTTCAACGGGATGAAGTTGCTGATTATAAGCCTCTGGCAATTTCTGGTGGAGCATCACAATCtgctaattcaaaagaacacaTATCAAG CAATATGCATTTTGACAGTGGCAGGTTGGATACTCTCATACTAGAGTCCATTATCAAGTTAAAAGAGCCAAAAGGTTCTGACCGGGCTGCCATTGCTGCTTACATAGAG GATCAATACTCATGTCCTCCAAACCTCAGAAAGTTACTGTCAGCAAAACTGAAGCATATGGTAGCAAGTGGCAAGTTAATGAAG GTAAAGCATAAGTACAGAATTACAGGAAATTCAACAATCTCTGAGAAGAGAAGAGGCTCTTCCTTGTTACTTTTGGAAGGAAGGCCAAAAGATTCCCCCAAATCAGAGAAGACTGATGTCAGCCTCCTTTCAAAATCCCAAATTGATGCAGAGCTATCAAAAATGAAAGGTGTGACAGCTCAAGAGGCAGCGGCTGCAGCTGCAAAAGCAGTTGCAGAAGCTGAAGTTGCCATTGCTGAGGCTGAGGCAGCAGCTAGGGAGGCAGAAGCTGCAGAAGCGGAAGCAGAGGCTGCACGGGTATTTGCAAAAGCAGCAATGAAAGCACTAAAATGCAAAGCGCTTCATATCTG A
- the LOC107487648 gene encoding telomere repeat-binding factor 2 isoform X3 gives MGAPKQKWTAEEEAALKAGVVKHGAGKWRTILTDPEFSAILRMRSNVDLKDKWRNINVTAIWGSRQKAKLALKKNLPIPKIDCNHMAISTVVQRDEVADYKPLAISGGASQSANSKEHISSGRLDTLILESIIKLKEPKGSDRAAIAAYIEDQYSCPPNLRKLLSAKLKHMVASGKLMKVKHKYRITGNSTISEKRRGSSLLLLEGRPKDSPKSEKTDVSLLSKSQIDAELSKMKGVTAQEAAAAAAKAVAEAEVAIAEAEAAAREAEAAEAEAEAARVFAKAAMKALKCKALHI, from the exons ATGGGTGCACCTAAGCAGAAATGGActgcagaagaagaagcagcgcTCAAAGCTGGAGTAGTCAAACATGGGGCTGGAAAATGGCGCACAATACTTACAGACCCAGAGTTTAGTGCCATTCTGCGCATGCGATCAAATGTAGATCTCAAG GACAAATGGAGGAATATAAATGTGACAGCAATATGGGGATCCAGGCAGAAAGCAAAGCTTGCCCTAAAAAAGAACCTACCAATTCCCAAAATTGACTGTAACCACATGGCCATAAGTACTGTAGTTCAACGGGATGAAGTTGCTGATTATAAGCCTCTGGCAATTTCTGGTGGAGCATCACAATCtgctaattcaaaagaacacaTATCAAG TGGCAGGTTGGATACTCTCATACTAGAGTCCATTATCAAGTTAAAAGAGCCAAAAGGTTCTGACCGGGCTGCCATTGCTGCTTACATAGAG GATCAATACTCATGTCCTCCAAACCTCAGAAAGTTACTGTCAGCAAAACTGAAGCATATGGTAGCAAGTGGCAAGTTAATGAAG GTAAAGCATAAGTACAGAATTACAGGAAATTCAACAATCTCTGAGAAGAGAAGAGGCTCTTCCTTGTTACTTTTGGAAGGAAGGCCAAAAGATTCCCCCAAATCAGAGAAGACTGATGTCAGCCTCCTTTCAAAATCCCAAATTGATGCAGAGCTATCAAAAATGAAAGGTGTGACAGCTCAAGAGGCAGCGGCTGCAGCTGCAAAAGCAGTTGCAGAAGCTGAAGTTGCCATTGCTGAGGCTGAGGCAGCAGCTAGGGAGGCAGAAGCTGCAGAAGCGGAAGCAGAGGCTGCACGGGTATTTGCAAAAGCAGCAATGAAAGCACTAAAATGCAAAGCGCTTCATATCTG A
- the LOC107487649 gene encoding ADP-ribosylation factor-like protein 8a, with product MGLWEAFLNWLRSLFFKQEMELSLIGLQNAGKTSLVNVVATGGYSEDMIPTVGFNMRKVTKGNVTIKLWDLGGQPRFRSMWERYCRAVSAIVYVVDAADPDNLSISRSELHDLLSKPSLNGIPLLVLGNKIDKAGALSKQALTDQMDLKSITDREVCCFMISCKNSTNIDSVIDWLVKHSKSKS from the exons ATGGGGCTGTGGGAAGCTTTTCTCAATTGGCTACGCAG CCTATTCTTCAAGCAGGAAATGGAGCTATCTCTGATAGGACTCCAGAATGCTGGAAAGACTTCCCTTGTAAATGTTGTTGCT ACTGGCGGATATAGTGAGGACATGATTCCCACT GTGGGATTCAATATGAGGAAGGTAACAAAAGGCAATGTTACAATAAAGCTATGGGATCTTGGAGGGCAACCTAGGTTCCGCAGCATGTGGGAACGTTACTGTCGTGCAGTTTCTGCTATTGT TTATGTTGTTGATGCTGCTGATCCAGATAACCTTAGCATATCAAGAAGCGAACTTCATGATTTGCTGAGTAAGCCATCATTGAATGGCATCCCTCTGTTGGTGTTGGGGAATAAGATCGACAAAGCAGGGGCTCTGTCTAAGCAAGCTTTGACTGATCAGAT GGATCTGAAGTCAATCACTGACAGAGAAGTTTGCtgcttcatgatctcttgcaaAAACTCGACGAACATTGATTCTGTTATTGATTGGCTTGTGAAGCATTCCAAGTCAAAGAGCTGA
- the LOC107487625 gene encoding uncharacterized protein LOC107487625 codes for MLNSTQRLLLLAILFLPFISDPFLFQNKCSVSGSPIQGRTFNRPDPLRHFKRYNGGFDVRNKHYLASAAFTGVHGYTFAGVWLLCGLAFTIFILANKFLRGGLSSPPCLHHYYLHVFLLLLFFTSLAIVASSLVLVVSQKTLRRTEKLKETVVGIGKDALETIGRVMKTTKQMQFLLIPYNPEICDRLNSTTQDLRSNSRVIRRFIDTTGQSFHKATHTSYVAHLIIVVVNLATLVGALVWPLLLHSRPGFIIVISCFWILTSLCWFLTGFDFFLHTFADDACSAFEDFEQNPQNSSLGSMLPCVNASFSGKLITEIGYTIHSFIVELNSNMSVAYRLLGVVGEQSEEIMGVIKICDPFSAAPNYTYIPQSCSQGGIPIGETSKILAKFTCHKEKTREECRKEGRFITESSYNMAHAYSRSIQDLLDIYPDLQRLSNCTLVKNKVTEIVEHQCRPIRTSTTLLWSSMISLSIIMVILVLAWVAEAFLCWDKPLSIYSHI; via the exons ATGCTCAACTCAACCCAGCGCCTCTTGCTTCTTGCAATATTGTTTTTGCCATTCATTTCTGATCCCTTCTTGTTCCAAAATAAATGCTCAGTGTCGGGGTCACCTATTCAAGGAAGAACCTTCAACAGACCCGATCCTTTAAGACACTTCAAACGCTACAATGGAGGTTTCGATGTTCGAAACAAACATTACCTCGCT TCTGCGGCATTTACAGGAGTCCATGGATACACATTTGCCGGAGTGTGGTTGTTATGTGGCCTAGCCTTCACCATTTTCATCTTAGCCAACAAGTTCCTAAGAGGTGGCTTAAGCTCACCACCATGTTTGCACCATTATTATCTCCACGTTTTCCTCCTGCTTCTATTCTTCACCTCTCTCGCCAT AGTTGCTTCCAGTTTGGTCCTCGTGGTGAGTCAGAAGACCCTTCGGAGGACAGAAAAACTGAAAGAAACTGTGGTTGGCATAGGCAAAGATGCTCTAGAGACCATAGGCAGAGTGATGAAGACAACGAAACAAATGCAGTTCCTTTTGATTCCATACAATCCAGAGATTTGTGATAGATTGAATTCCACTACTCAAGATCTCCGAAGCAATTCGCGTGTCATCCGTCGTTTCATCGATACAACTGGCCAATCCTTTCACAAAGCCACTCATACTTC GTATGTAGCACATTTGATTATTGTGGTCGTCAACTTAGCCACTCTGGTTGGAGCGCTTG TTTGGCCGCTGTTGCTGCATTCGCGCCCTGGATTTATAAT CGTAATTTCCTGCTTTTGGATCTTGACAAGCCTGTGCTGGTTCTTGACGGGTTTTGACTTTTTCCTTCACAC TTTTGCTGATGATGCATGCTCTGCCTTTGAGGATTTCGAACAAAATCCACAGAACAGTAGCCTTGGCTCCATGTTGCCTTGCGTTAATGCGTCATTCTCCGGCAAATTGATTACTGAAATAGGATACACCATCCACAGTTTCATAGTTGAG TTGAATTCCAATATGTCAGTGGCTTATCGGCTGCTAGGAGTAGTAGGTGAACAAAGTGAAGAAATAATGGGAGTAATCAAGATTTGTGACCCTTTCTCTGCAGCTCCAAACTATACCTACATTCCACAAAGCTGCTCCCAAGGTGGCATCCCAATTGGCGAAACATCAAAA ATACTTGCAAAGTTTACATGCCACAAAGAGAAGACAAGAGAGGAATGCAGAAAAGAGGGAAGATTTATAACAGAATCCTCGTACAACATGGCTCATGCCTATAGCAGATCCATTCAGGACTTGTTGGACATATATCCAGACTTGCAAAGGCTGTCAAATTGCACCTTGGTAAAGAACAAAGTTACTGAAATTGTGGAGCATCAGTGCAGGCCAATAAGAACTTCAACAACATTGTTGTGGTCTTCTATGATATCTCTCTCCATCATCATGGTTATCTTGGTCTTAGCATGGGTAGCGGAGGCTTTTCTCTGCTGGGACAAACCCCTCTCTATATACTCTCACATCTag
- the LOC107487650 gene encoding uncharacterized protein LOC107487650, whose amino-acid sequence MRTRSKYRKSTNLCCNSWSRCCTPAVLWSLIGCLLLLHLYSYILHEDRDGRLSQLHVTHHPQFRELQQLEDEDVQIPPPRGKRSPRAAKRRPKRKTTLVDEFLDENSQLRHVFFPGHKIALDPNQAAGNDSNYYYPGRIWLDTDGNPIQAHGGGILYDKGSRTYYWYGEYKDGPTYHVHKEGPARVDIIGVGCYSSKDLWTWKHEGIVLAAEETDETHDLHKSNVLERPKVIYNEKTGKYVMWMHVDDGNYTKAAVGVAISDTPDGPFDYLGSQRPHGCESRDMTVFKDEDGMAYLIYSSEDNSELHIGPLTEDYLNVTPTMRRILVGQHREAPALFKHRGTYYMITSGCTGWAPNEALAHAADSVLGPWETIGNPCIVGNNMFRLTTFFAQSTFVLPLPGFQGLFIFMADRWNPADLRDSRYVWLPLVVAGPVDQPLEYTFEFPLWSRVSIYWHRKWRLPQGWTGLKLFM is encoded by the exons atgAGGACAAGGAGTAAATACAGGAAATCAACAAACCTGTGCTGTAATTCTTGGAGCAGGTGTTGTACGCCTGCTGTGTTATGGAGTTTGATAGGATGCCTTCTTTTGCTTCATTTGTATTCTTATATTCTTCATGAAGATAGAGATGGCAGATTGTCTCAATTGCATGTGACTCATCATCCCCAATTCCGGGAACTTCAACAATTGGAAGATGAAGATGTTCAGATTCCCCCACCAAGGGGAAAGAGGTCCCCTCGGGCGGCCAAGCGCAGACCTAAAAGGAAAACCACATTGGTTGATGAATTCTTGGATGAAAATTCCCAACTTAGACATGTATTTTTTCCGGGTCATAAGATAGCTCTAGATCCAAATCAGGCTGCTGGGAATGATAGTAATTACTACTACCCTGGGAGAATTTGGTTGGATACTGATGGAAATCCTATCCAAGCCCATGGAGGGGGCATTCTTTATGATAAAGGATCAAGGACATATTATTGGTATGGTGAATATAAAGATGGGCCCACCTACCATGTTCACAAGGAAGGACCTGCTCGG GTGGACATCATTGGAGTTGGTTGTTATTCTTCAAAGGATTTATGGACCTGGAAACATGAAGGAATTGTATTGGCAGCAGAGGAAACAGATGAGACCCATGATCTGCACAAGTCTAATGTGCTTGAGAGGCCGAAAGTGATCTATAATGAGAAGACCGGAAAATATGTGATGTGGATGCATGTTGATGATGGAAACTACACCAAAGCAGCTGTTGGTGTAGCCATCAGCGATACACCTGATGGCCCTTTTGATTATCTTGGTAGCCAAAGGCCCCATGGATGTGAAAGCAGGGATATGACAGTATTCAAAGATGAAGATGGTATGGCATATCTAATCTACTCCTCCGAAGACAATAGTGAACTGCACATTGGTCCCCTAACCGAAGATTATCTCAATGTGACACCTACCATGAGAAGGATTCTCGTGGGACAGCACCGAGAAGCACCAGCTCTATTCAAGCATCGGGGGACATACTACATGATCACATCAGGCTGCACAGGTTGGGCCCCTAACGAGGCACTGGCTCATGCAGCTGATTCAGTATTGGGGCCTTGGGAAACAATAGGAAATCCATGCATTGTGGGAAACAACATGTTTCGGCTTACAACATTCTTTGCTCAGAGCACTTTTGTGCTTCCTCTACCTGGGTTCCAAGGTTTATTTATATTCATGGCCGATCGATGGAACCCGGCTGACTTAAGGGATTCAAGATATGTGTGGTTGCCTTTGGTGGTAGCAGGACCTGTTGATCAGCCTCTGGAGTACACTTTTGAGTTCCCATTGTGGTCAAGAGTGTCTATTTACTGGCATAGAAAATGGAGACTGCCTCAGGGTTGGACCGGACTCAAATTATTTATGTAG